One segment of Anaerolineales bacterium DNA contains the following:
- a CDS encoding LysM peptidoglycan-binding domain-containing protein codes for MASRAWCALFWTALLCGCRPAATPVEFPTPARWQSPTASPSYFFPTRAVSLTPTPAPSPTPQTYTVKAGDTFGSIAAKFGVTVDALIQANPGVDPNALPIGQVLVIPVRPAGSETPPPSPTPVSLELGPPYCYPQPSGGKWCLAMVGNPGPDPVSGLILRFSLYASPEEDAFSALDTAFPLFVLPAGRRTAAAVFFPPELAQPEIARVELASAVRTTEALGILPAVVTKETAVPRSDGIELTVEFRIDAEDGAAATRVDAVLVLLDSLGRPVGFRIWHGQGEWPPGPTHTLTLDAFVLAGRMDSYEFILQARGA; via the coding sequence ATGGCTTCGCGCGCTTGGTGTGCGTTGTTCTGGACGGCTTTGCTGTGCGGCTGCCGGCCCGCCGCGACGCCGGTGGAATTCCCCACCCCGGCCCGCTGGCAATCGCCGACCGCCTCCCCTTCGTATTTTTTCCCGACGCGCGCGGTCTCGCTCACTCCGACGCCGGCCCCGAGCCCCACTCCGCAGACCTACACCGTGAAGGCGGGCGACACCTTCGGCTCGATCGCCGCCAAGTTCGGCGTCACCGTCGATGCGCTGATCCAAGCCAACCCCGGCGTGGATCCCAATGCGCTGCCGATCGGCCAGGTGCTGGTGATTCCGGTCAGGCCGGCGGGTTCCGAAACGCCTCCCCCCAGCCCCACGCCGGTAAGCCTGGAACTCGGTCCGCCCTATTGTTACCCGCAACCCAGCGGCGGAAAATGGTGCCTGGCAATGGTGGGCAATCCGGGGCCGGATCCGGTTTCCGGACTGATCCTGCGGTTTTCGCTGTATGCATCGCCCGAGGAAGATGCCTTCAGCGCCCTGGATACGGCGTTCCCCCTTTTCGTTCTGCCCGCCGGCCGGCGGACCGCGGCGGCGGTGTTCTTTCCTCCGGAGCTGGCGCAGCCCGAAATCGCCCGGGTCGAACTGGCGAGCGCCGTGCGCACCACCGAGGCGCTGGGGATCCTGCCGGCGGTCGTAACAAAGGAAACCGCCGTCCCGCGTTCGGACGGGATCGAGTTGACGGTCGAGTTCCGCATCGATGCGGAAGACGGAGCGGCGGCCACGCGGGTGGACGCGGTGCTGGTGTTGTTGGATTCCCTCGGCCGGCCGGTGGGATTCCGAATCTGGCACGGCCAGGGGGAGTGGCCGCCGG